One window from the genome of Eucalyptus grandis isolate ANBG69807.140 chromosome 7, ASM1654582v1, whole genome shotgun sequence encodes:
- the LOC104452662 gene encoding cold-regulated 413 plasma membrane protein 1, producing the protein MGKHGYLRMRTDREASDQIGSDLEELGAAARKLATHAIMLGSLGFGTTFLEWVASFAAIYLLVLDRTNWRTKILTGSLIPYIFFSLPSVLFNVFRGEVGKWIAFIAVILRLFFPRHFADWLEVPAALILLIVVAPSLFASTIRDSWVGVAICLVIACYLLQEHIRASGGFRNSFTQPHGISNTIGILILLVFPMWGLVIDFL; encoded by the exons ATGGGCAAGCACGGGTACTTGAGAATGCGGACGGACCGGGAAGCGAGCGACCAGATCGGCTCCGATCTGGAGGAGCTCGGCGCCGCCGCGAGGAAGCTGGCGACCCACGCGATCATGCTGGGCAGCCTGGGGTTCGGGACCACGTTTCTTGAATGGGTAGCCTCGTTTGCTGCGAT TTATTTGTTGGTCCTTGACCGAAcaaattggagaacgaagattctCACGGGGTCGTTGATCCCATACATATTCTTTAGTCTTCCTTCAGTACTGTTCAACGTATTCAG GGGAGAAGTAGGAAAGTGGATTGCCTTCATTGCTGTTATACTGCGACTGTTTTTTCCTCGGCATTTCGCAG ATTGGCTGGAAGTGCCAGCTGCTCTGATTCTATTGATAGTGGTGGCTCCAAGCTTGTTCGCTAGCACCATTAGAGACAGCTGGGTTGGAGTGGCGATATGTCTTGTTATTGCGTGTTATCTTCTACAAGAGCACATCCGAGCATCTGGTGGCTTTAGAAACTCATTTACACAGCCACACGGTATTTCGAACACCATCGGAATACTCATCCTGCTGGTTTTCCCTATGTGGGGGTTGGTGATAGATTTTCTATAG